Proteins encoded within one genomic window of Chlamydiota bacterium:
- a CDS encoding twin-arginine translocase TatA/TatE family subunit gives MKTIPFALWTPGLPELIVILFIILLLFGARRLPETMRSLGKGVKEFKKGMRDAEGGGEDGADEKRPPAS, from the coding sequence ATGAAGACGATTCCTTTCGCCCTCTGGACCCCGGGGCTCCCGGAACTGATCGTCATCCTCTTCATCATACTGCTCCTCTTTGGCGCCCGGCGCCTCCCCGAGACGATGCGCAGCCTCGGGAAGGGGGTCAAGGAGTTCAAGAAGGGGATGCGGGATGCCGAGGGGGGAGGGGAGGACGGCGCGGATGAGAAGCGCCCCCCCGCTTCCTGA
- the tatC gene encoding twin-arginine translocase subunit TatC, with product MRSAPPLPDAAAGEKPFLDHLEDLRRTLIRALCAFFAVFLLCVPLTLRGWTMRILKRPLAAATAGGAAATLPTLAPAGGFSVAMKISLESALVLSLPLLLLIVGGFVLPALTRRERGLFAPALACGAALFYAGILFGYFTTLPWALGFFWGFNRMMGIENLWTINEYVAFASRLLLAFGLVFEFPLVVLILVKAGILSRQSLSGKRGYAIVIIFVLAAVLTPGPDAVTQCLMAAPLLLLYEACIWGARLIERRAG from the coding sequence ATGAGAAGCGCCCCCCCGCTTCCTGACGCGGCCGCCGGGGAGAAGCCGTTCCTCGACCACCTCGAGGATTTGCGGAGGACGCTGATCAGGGCCCTGTGCGCGTTCTTCGCCGTCTTCCTCCTCTGCGTCCCCCTGACCCTGCGCGGGTGGACGATGCGAATCCTGAAACGCCCCCTCGCCGCGGCGACCGCGGGGGGCGCCGCCGCGACGCTCCCGACGCTCGCCCCGGCCGGCGGCTTCTCCGTGGCGATGAAGATCTCCCTCGAGAGCGCGCTGGTCCTGTCGCTCCCCCTGCTGCTGCTGATCGTGGGCGGCTTTGTCCTCCCCGCCCTCACGCGCCGCGAACGCGGCCTCTTCGCCCCCGCCCTTGCGTGCGGCGCGGCGCTCTTCTACGCCGGGATCCTCTTCGGCTACTTCACGACGCTCCCGTGGGCGCTGGGCTTCTTCTGGGGTTTCAACCGGATGATGGGGATAGAGAATCTCTGGACGATCAACGAGTACGTCGCCTTCGCGAGCCGCCTGCTGCTCGCCTTCGGGCTCGTCTTCGAGTTCCCCCTGGTCGTGCTCATCCTGGTGAAGGCGGGCATCCTGAGCCGACAATCCTTGAGCGGGAAACGGGGCTATGCTATAGTAATCATCTTCGTGCTGGCGGCCGTTTTGACCCCCGGCCCGGACGCCGTGACGCAGTGCCTGATGGCGGCGCCGCTGCTGCTGCTCTACGAGGCGTGCATCTGGGGCGCCCGGCTGATCGAGCGGAGAGCGGGATGA
- the hypB gene encoding hydrogenase nickel incorporation protein HypB: protein MKIRLMDRVLEANDAWARENRRFLAPRGAAMLNLIGSPGAGKTALLEKTIESLAGRLPVAVIEGDVATSRDAERIGRRGAPVVQINTGDGCHLGASAVHEALRELCATHAPRLVFVENVGNLICPAEFDLGEWGKIAVLSVAEGDDKVEKYPLLFSLSRALVITKLGMLPHTNFRMAEAERCFRRVNRNAPIIPLDSVTGDGFGPWIDFVERAAGTGRV from the coding sequence ATGAAGATCAGGTTGATGGACCGCGTCCTGGAGGCCAACGACGCCTGGGCCCGGGAGAACCGGAGGTTCCTCGCCCCGCGCGGCGCGGCGATGCTCAACCTGATCGGCTCCCCGGGGGCGGGGAAGACGGCGCTCCTGGAGAAGACGATCGAATCGTTGGCGGGGCGGCTCCCGGTCGCCGTGATCGAGGGGGACGTCGCGACGAGCCGCGACGCGGAGCGGATCGGGAGGAGGGGCGCCCCCGTCGTCCAGATCAACACCGGGGACGGGTGCCACCTCGGCGCCAGCGCGGTGCACGAGGCGCTGAGGGAACTCTGCGCGACGCATGCCCCGCGGCTCGTCTTCGTCGAGAACGTCGGCAACCTCATCTGCCCCGCGGAGTTCGACCTCGGGGAGTGGGGCAAGATCGCGGTGTTGAGCGTGGCGGAAGGGGACGACAAGGTCGAGAAGTACCCGCTCCTCTTCTCCCTCTCGCGGGCGCTCGTGATCACGAAGCTCGGCATGCTGCCGCACACGAACTTCAGGATGGCGGAGGCGGAGCGCTGCTTCCGCAGGGTCAACCGGAACGCCCCGATCATCCCCCTGGACAGCGTGACCGGGGACGGATTCGGGCCGTGGATCGATTTCGTGGAACGCGCCGCGGGAACCGGTCGCGTCTGA
- the hypE gene encoding hydrogenase expression/formation protein HypE: MGGGGRLAAELIEEVFLAGYGNELLNRLDDAAEVEFGPARLAFTTDAFTVKPLFFPGGDIGRLAVCGTSNDLSVKGARPRHLSAAFIIEEGFLLDELRRIVGSMRASATEAGVEIVAGDTKVVRRGEADGIFIVTAGVGELIEGMDISCGAARPGDAIIVSGAVGCHGASILNAREKLGFTPAIVSDVAPVRGIVEALEPAAAAVHAMRDPTRGGLASALNEIAAASGVSVRIFEDRVPVAPGVRACCGVLGLDPLYMACEGRAVIVADPARAGEILRLVAKTPGGRGAALIGEVTGRRLEPGLPPVAVETGIGTKRFLPLLDGEPIPRIC, encoded by the coding sequence ATGGGGGGGGGCGGGAGGCTCGCCGCCGAGCTGATCGAAGAGGTGTTTCTCGCCGGCTACGGCAACGAGCTTCTGAACCGGCTCGACGACGCTGCGGAGGTCGAGTTCGGCCCCGCGCGCCTCGCCTTCACGACCGACGCCTTCACCGTCAAGCCCCTCTTCTTCCCCGGCGGCGACATCGGCCGGCTTGCCGTCTGCGGCACGTCGAACGATCTCTCCGTGAAAGGTGCGCGCCCGCGCCATCTCTCCGCCGCGTTCATCATCGAGGAGGGGTTCCTCCTCGACGAGTTGCGCCGAATCGTCGGCTCGATGCGCGCGTCGGCGACGGAGGCGGGCGTCGAGATCGTCGCCGGGGACACCAAGGTGGTGCGGAGGGGCGAGGCGGACGGGATCTTCATCGTCACCGCGGGGGTGGGGGAGCTGATCGAGGGGATGGATATCTCCTGCGGGGCGGCGCGCCCCGGCGATGCGATCATCGTCTCCGGCGCGGTGGGGTGCCACGGCGCGTCGATATTGAACGCACGGGAGAAACTCGGTTTCACGCCGGCGATCGTGAGCGACGTCGCCCCCGTGCGCGGGATCGTCGAGGCGCTCGAGCCGGCGGCCGCCGCCGTGCACGCCATGCGCGATCCGACGCGGGGCGGACTCGCCAGCGCGCTGAACGAGATCGCGGCGGCGTCCGGGGTGTCGGTGCGGATATTCGAGGACCGGGTGCCGGTCGCCCCCGGCGTGCGCGCCTGCTGCGGGGTCCTCGGGCTCGATCCGCTCTACATGGCGTGCGAGGGGCGGGCGGTCATTGTCGCCGACCCCGCCCGCGCGGGGGAGATCCTCCGGCTCGTCGCGAAAACGCCCGGGGGGAGGGGCGCCGCCCTGATCGGCGAGGTGACGGGGCGGCGCCTGGAGCCGGGGCTCCCGCCCGTGGCCGTGGAGACCGGGATCGGCACGAAACGTTTCCTTCCCCTTCTCGACGGCGAGCCGATCCCCCGGATATGCTGA
- a CDS encoding hydrogenase maturation nickel metallochaperone HypA: MHELSVVRGILGIIERERKARGFSRVRSVEVQCGHYSCITEESLRFCFEAAAVEPHLRGASLSLVRLPARFECPACEAEFDASKTEPERCPACGAPNPSPRIVSEILVRSLEVDR; encoded by the coding sequence ATGCACGAGCTTTCCGTCGTGCGGGGGATCCTCGGGATCATCGAACGCGAGCGGAAGGCGCGCGGCTTCTCGAGGGTGAGATCCGTCGAGGTGCAGTGCGGGCACTACTCGTGCATCACGGAGGAGTCGCTCCGTTTCTGCTTCGAGGCGGCGGCGGTCGAACCGCATCTGCGGGGGGCCTCGCTCAGTCTCGTGAGGCTGCCCGCGCGGTTCGAATGCCCGGCGTGCGAGGCGGAGTTCGACGCCTCGAAGACCGAGCCGGAGAGGTGTCCCGCTTGCGGCGCTCCCAATCCGTCGCCGCGGATCGTGTCGGAGATCCTGGTGCGGTCGCTGGAGGTGGACCGATGA